The Thiothrix subterranea genome has a segment encoding these proteins:
- the hspQ gene encoding heat shock protein HspQ, producing the protein MMEERTASFGIGQVIHHRLFNYRGVIFDVDPDFKGTEEWFQKNVEAGSPTKEEPWYHVLIDQDGRVAYVAERNLEAEETVEPVEHPLLENFFTGFAGDHYQARQTLN; encoded by the coding sequence ATGATGGAAGAAAGAACCGCGTCATTCGGCATTGGTCAGGTGATCCATCACCGCCTGTTTAACTATCGTGGCGTCATTTTCGACGTTGACCCCGATTTCAAAGGCACCGAAGAATGGTTTCAGAAAAACGTGGAAGCCGGTAGCCCGACCAAAGAAGAACCGTGGTATCACGTCTTGATTGATCAAGATGGGCGCGTCGCTTACGTTGCCGAACGCAATCTGGAAGCCGAGGAAACGGTCGAGCCAGTTGAACACCCCTTGCTGGAAAACTTTTTCACCGGCTTTGCTGGCGACCATTATCAGGCACGGCAGACGCTGAATTGA